The following nucleotide sequence is from Cumulibacter manganitolerans.
CCTCGCTGGACGTCGCCGGCGCGGCGCTGAAGGCGCTGCCCGAGCCGGTCGACTCGGTCATCCTGCAGCCCGACCTCACGGCCGTCGCGCCGGGCCGGCTGTCCCCGGGGCTCGCGCACGACATGCACCTGATCAGCGACCTGGAGTCCTCCGGCGGGGCGGCGGTCTTCCGGATCACCGAGTCGTCGCTGCGCCGCGCGCTGGATGCCGGGCTGAGCGCCGCGGAGGTCAAGCGGCTGCTGCAGGACCGCTCCGTCACCGCGCCACCGCAGGCCCTCGGCTACCTGGTGGACGACGTAGCCCGCAGGCACGGGGTGCTGCGGGTCGGCGGCGCGTCGGCGTACCTGCGCTGCGACGACGAGTCGACGATCGATCTGCTGGAGTCGCACCGCGATCTCGCCCACCTGCGGCTGCGCCGGCTCGCGCCGACGGTGCTGCTGACCACCGCCGAGCCGGCCGAGCTGCTGCGGGCGCTGGACGCGGCCGGCGTGAGCGCCAGCTTCGAGAACGACTTCGGCGTGATCGAGGCCGGCACGGCACAGCCGGCCCGGGCGAAGCCGCGGGCCGCCCGCACGGGGCGGCGCACCGAGCTCAGTGACGCCGACATCGAGACGATCGTGCACCGGCTGCGGGTCGGCACCCAGGCCGCCGCCGCGGCGCCCGAGCGGCCGGCCCCCGGCGAGTCGCCGTCCTCGACGCTCGCGGTCCTCAAGGACGCCGTGCGCAGCCACGAGCAGGTGAGCCTCGACTACGTGGACGAGAACGCCCGCATGTCGACCCGGCTGGTCACGCCGTCGCGGATCGAGGGCGGCTTCCTGCACGGCTACGACACCGCGGCCCGGGAGGTGCGCCGGTACGCCGTGCACCGCATCATGGCGGTCTCGATCGCGTTCTCGGAGTAACGACGCCCTATGTGGTCGTCGACCGAGGGAGGACGGCGACGCCCTATGTGGTCGTCGACCGAGGGAGGACGGCGACGCCTCATGTGGTCGTCGACCGAGGGAGGACGGCGACGCCTCATGTGGTCGTCGACCGAGGGAGGACGGCGACGCCTCATGTGGTCGTCGACCGAGGGAGGACGGCGACGCCTCATGTGGTCGTCGACCGAGGGAGGACGGCGACGCCTCATGTGGTCGTCGACCGAGGGAGGACGGCGACGCCTCATGTGGTCGTCGACCGAGGGAGGACGGCGACGAAGGAGCGCGTCCGAGCGAGTGGAGACGCCTGCAGCGATCAATGGCCGCAACCCCGGCGTACGCAGTCAACCGGACGGCGGTTGCCCACAACCGGTGGACAACGGCCTACGACGACCAGGCGAACATGTCGACGACCTGGGCGACGAACCGCGCCACAGAGCGCGACGCACGCGGACATCGTCCAGGCTGAACCAGCCCCACACGCCGCTACCGGCGTCTCCGTTTCGCGCGGCCCCGGTCGCTGGCGCTCCCTCACCGCGCTCCAGTCGACGACCACACGAAGGTGACGACCCGAAAGTGCCGTCGTCGCTCCTGGTGTGGTCGTCGACCGAGGGAGGACGGCGACGCCTCATGTGGTCGTCGACCGAGGGAGGACGGCGACGCAGGAGCGCGTCCGAGCGAGTGGAGACGCCTGCAGCGACCAATGGCCGCAACCCCGCCGTACGCAGTCAACCGGCCGGCGGTTGCCCACAACCGGTGGACAACGGCCTACGACGACCAGGCGAACATGTCGACGACCTGGGCGAAGAACCGCGCCACAGAGCGCGACGCACGCGGACATCGTCCAGGCTGAGCCAGCCCCACACGCCGCTACCGGCGTCTCCGTTTCGCGCGGCCCCGGTCGCTGGCGCTCCCTCGCCGCGCTCCAGTCGACGACCAAAGCACGTCGACGACCACACGATGGGGGCAGGAGTCGACGACCCCAGGAACGCGACGACCACGACAGATGTCCGGCCCGCGGCATACCCTTGAAGGCTGCACCCGCCACCCGAGGAGGCGCTGATGACCGGTGGGCCCCTGATCGTCCAGTCCGACAAGACGCTGCTGCTCGAGATCGACCACGAGCAGGCGCAGGCCTGCCGCCTGGAGATCGCCGCCTTCGCCGAGCTCGAGCGCTCGCCCGAGCACGTGCACACCTACCGGGTCACGCCGCTGGGGCTGTGGAACGCGCGGGCCGCCGGGCACGACGCCGAGAAGGTCATCGACTCCCTCGTGCGCTACAGCCGGTTCCCGGTGCCGCACGCGCTGCTGGTCGACATCGCCGAGACGATGGATCGCTACGGCCGGCTGCAGCTGCAGAAGCATCCCTCGCACGGCCTGGTGCTCGCCACCACCGACCGCGCGGTCCTCGAGGAGGTGCTGCGCAGCAAGAAGATCTCGCCGATGCTCGGCGCTCGCATCGATGCCGACACCGTCGCGGTGCACCCTTCCGAGCGCGGCCGGCTCAAGCAGGCGCTGCTGAAGATCGGCTGGCCCGCCGAGGACTACGCCGGCTACGTCGACGGCGAGGCGCACCCGATCGACCTGGTGCAGGACGACTGGGCGCTGCGTGACTACCAGCAGCAGGCCGTCGAGGGCTTCTGGGCCGGCGGCTCGGGCGTCGTCGTGCTGCCGTGCGGCGCCGGGAAGACCATGGTCGGCGCCGCGGCGATGGCCGAGGCGAAGGCGACCACGCTGATCCTGGTCACCAACACCGTCGCGGGCCGCCAGTGGAAGCGCGAGCTCATCGAGCGCACGACCCTGACCGAGGAGGAGATCGGCGAGTACAGCGGCGAGAAGCGCGAGATCCGGCCCGTCACGATCGCGACGTACCAGATCATGACGACC
It contains:
- a CDS encoding helicase-associated domain-containing protein → ITMNSSTPLRTGRVAGPAAVTEQMRWRWPRRTTAGADAHIAGTLREAELLGVTGRGALTRMGRALLDPSLDVAGAALKALPEPVDSVILQPDLTAVAPGRLSPGLAHDMHLISDLESSGGAAVFRITESSLRRALDAGLSAAEVKRLLQDRSVTAPPQALGYLVDDVARRHGVLRVGGASAYLRCDDESTIDLLESHRDLAHLRLRRLAPTVLLTTAEPAELLRALDAAGVSASFENDFGVIEAGTAQPARAKPRAARTGRRTELSDADIETIVHRLRVGTQAAAAAPERPAPGESPSSTLAVLKDAVRSHEQVSLDYVDENARMSTRLVTPSRIEGGFLHGYDTAAREVRRYAVHRIMAVSIAFSE